From one Sphingomonas carotinifaciens genomic stretch:
- a CDS encoding S10 family serine carboxypeptidase-like protein, with protein sequence MRRILLAGAALAFLSGAVEGAAEEPVPPPVTTHHVVTVAGRPIRYAATFTEKVLHDAAGRPQATISATSYVRTDVPRQTSRPVIFAFNGGPGASSSPLQFEGFGPRLRLKAADGRQSIADNPDSLIGGADLVFIDPVGTGLSRVLPGGSGKPYWSVPGDAKAVLGMMRAWLRTHRRERSPVIVAGESYGGARAARICADAGDLNLVGLILISPSFDSSPEKATAAQRDAAAVALLPTMAVAAAQNGRGESGRPQAEVFEEARRFAIGEYSAALAAGDRLSSARRRVVADRVASFLGMSPETVLAAGLRVDPEDFRKELRAADHLVVGLLDTRVTAPVPRNQPGRPSQANDPALGLGASNVILSDGITRYMHGELAVPGRRPYVSLTLDVNFQWDWSASVADPASRDLAGNIARTMRAKPRLKTMLIGGFYDMAVPVLGPRRQLEQAGAPMQRVHSAMLWTGHSVFDSAAERKTMSRLFAPLLNRPD encoded by the coding sequence ATGCGCAGGATCTTGCTTGCCGGGGCGGCGCTAGCCTTCCTCTCGGGCGCGGTCGAAGGGGCGGCCGAGGAGCCAGTACCGCCGCCCGTCACCACCCATCATGTTGTGACAGTCGCCGGCAGGCCTATACGCTATGCCGCCACCTTCACCGAAAAGGTCTTGCACGACGCCGCCGGTCGGCCTCAGGCGACAATCTCGGCTACCTCCTACGTCCGCACCGATGTACCCCGACAGACATCGCGCCCGGTGATCTTCGCGTTCAATGGCGGTCCTGGCGCCTCCTCGTCACCGTTGCAATTCGAGGGCTTCGGCCCGCGCCTGCGCCTGAAGGCAGCTGACGGGCGGCAGAGCATAGCCGACAATCCCGATAGCCTTATTGGCGGCGCAGATCTCGTCTTTATCGATCCGGTGGGAACGGGGCTCAGTCGAGTGTTGCCAGGCGGAAGCGGCAAGCCATATTGGAGCGTTCCCGGAGACGCCAAAGCCGTCCTCGGCATGATGCGCGCTTGGCTGCGCACCCATCGCCGCGAGCGCAGCCCGGTTATCGTTGCCGGTGAGAGCTATGGTGGAGCAAGGGCTGCTCGCATTTGCGCGGACGCTGGCGATCTCAACCTTGTCGGGTTGATACTGATCTCGCCGAGCTTCGACAGTTCGCCGGAAAAAGCAACGGCGGCTCAACGGGATGCAGCGGCGGTGGCCCTGCTGCCGACAATGGCGGTGGCTGCCGCGCAGAACGGTAGGGGCGAGTCTGGCCGACCACAGGCCGAGGTGTTCGAGGAAGCTCGCCGCTTCGCCATCGGCGAGTATTCGGCAGCTCTTGCCGCTGGCGATCGTCTGAGCTCAGCGCGGCGACGCGTCGTTGCAGACCGCGTAGCGAGCTTTCTCGGTATGAGCCCGGAAACCGTGCTCGCCGCCGGTCTACGGGTCGACCCGGAAGATTTCAGAAAAGAGCTTCGTGCGGCGGATCATCTCGTCGTCGGACTGCTCGACACCCGTGTTACAGCGCCTGTGCCGCGTAATCAGCCAGGCCGGCCCTCGCAGGCTAACGACCCGGCGCTCGGGTTAGGCGCTAGCAACGTCATTCTTTCGGACGGCATCACTCGCTACATGCACGGCGAACTGGCCGTGCCGGGTCGCCGGCCCTACGTCTCTTTAACGCTTGACGTAAATTTTCAGTGGGATTGGTCAGCAAGCGTTGCCGACCCCGCGTCTCGCGACCTGGCTGGAAATATCGCGCGGACTATGCGCGCCAAGCCGCGGCTTAAAACGATGCTGATCGGTGGATTCTATGACATGGCCGTCCCGGTGCTCGGCCCCCGTCGTCAGCTGGAACAAGCCGGTGCGCCGATGCAGAGAGTGCATTCGGCCATGCTGTGGACGGGACATTCGGTTTTCGACTCAGCCGCGGAGCGCAAGACCATGTCCCGGCTCTTTGCCCCCCTGCTCAATCGGCCTGATTGA
- a CDS encoding aminotransferase class V-fold PLP-dependent enzyme, which produces MASLAAPVATKLAAATSPAALPDKMSFVPADVTYLDPGSTHPVSIGARAAVDRYLRHRMLDPTAAAYELDEDGVRARFAALVGADADEIAYVQSTTAGEQLVIAALGLPAQGAHIVTDTLHFFGSFPLYEQLAKQGCRVTWLRPTQGRIRVEEIERAITPGTKLVAVSAVSTFNGFAHDLRRVAEIAHANGALVYADIIHAAGCVPIDLHATGVDFAACSSYKWLMGDFGLGFLYARKDRLASLKRTQAGYYGIDSFQSHVYPLDPPGSNIADYSFSDTAMGHFAFGTYSHMGVAALGWSLDYIMKLGVPRIQTHAQELTDRLKRELPRLGYKVDTPPEARTPIVTCIYPDARKKLKTKLDAAKIRMTVGDNRFRATVSVFNDMNDIDKLLATLGRA; this is translated from the coding sequence ATGGCTAGCCTTGCTGCACCGGTAGCCACAAAATTGGCAGCGGCCACGTCGCCAGCGGCATTGCCGGACAAGATGTCGTTCGTCCCCGCCGACGTGACCTATCTAGATCCAGGCTCGACGCATCCCGTGTCGATCGGTGCCCGAGCAGCTGTGGATCGGTACTTGCGACATCGTATGCTGGATCCAACGGCGGCAGCATACGAGCTGGACGAGGATGGCGTTCGTGCCCGCTTCGCAGCGCTGGTTGGTGCAGATGCGGACGAGATCGCGTACGTACAGAGCACCACGGCAGGCGAGCAGCTTGTCATCGCTGCTCTGGGATTGCCGGCGCAAGGAGCGCACATTGTCACCGACACGCTTCACTTTTTCGGGTCGTTTCCGCTGTACGAACAGCTGGCGAAGCAGGGCTGTCGGGTGACATGGCTGCGCCCGACGCAGGGGCGCATCCGCGTCGAAGAGATTGAGCGCGCCATCACGCCAGGGACCAAGCTCGTCGCGGTGTCAGCCGTGTCAACCTTCAACGGATTTGCTCACGACCTACGACGGGTAGCGGAAATCGCGCATGCCAACGGGGCGCTCGTCTATGCCGACATCATCCACGCCGCAGGTTGCGTCCCGATCGACCTCCACGCAACCGGCGTCGATTTCGCGGCCTGCTCCAGTTACAAATGGCTGATGGGCGATTTCGGACTAGGCTTCCTTTATGCCCGTAAGGATCGCCTCGCGTCGCTTAAGCGAACCCAAGCGGGTTATTACGGCATCGACTCCTTTCAGTCGCACGTCTATCCGCTCGACCCCCCAGGTTCGAACATTGCCGACTATTCCTTCTCGGATACGGCCATGGGGCATTTCGCGTTCGGTACTTATTCTCACATGGGGGTAGCGGCGCTTGGATGGTCGCTCGATTACATAATGAAGTTGGGCGTCCCGCGCATTCAGACACATGCTCAGGAACTCACCGATCGCTTGAAGCGGGAACTGCCGCGTCTCGGCTATAAAGTTGATACGCCGCCCGAGGCGCGCACCCCGATCGTGACCTGCATCTACCCGGATGCTCGCAAGAAGTTGAAGACGAAGTTGGACGCGGCAAAGATCCGGATGACCGTGGGCGACAACAGGTTCCGCGCCACCGTCTCAGTCTTCAACGACATGAATGATATCGACAAGCTGCTCGCGACGCTCGGACGCGCCTGA
- a CDS encoding ornithine cyclodeaminase family protein, whose amino-acid sequence MSIPDIAFFDRTYVRRHLGHSACIGAVRSAMRALSAGRTRQLLRTMLSLGERRTFALMPGALAEDDFFGAKLISVFPNRDDPGRRAHRGLVVLFEPEEGHPVCIADAEEVTLIRTAAATAVATDALARADATRLTIFGTGAQAAEHVRALALVRSIERVVLWGRDETKAQKLAASLAAETGLDITVELDGERAAAQADIICTVSGAAQPILHGRWVRPGTHINLVGSSGPGPVEVDDDLVAVGRFVADSRASVLAQGAEFLVAKAAGRVDDSHVVAEIGEVLSGAVVGRQSAQEITVYKSLGHAVQDLAAVALLYRQRLQQSETQTGGASS is encoded by the coding sequence ATGTCGATCCCTGACATCGCCTTCTTCGATCGAACCTATGTCCGGCGCCACCTCGGCCATTCCGCCTGTATAGGCGCGGTTCGGTCTGCGATGCGCGCACTGTCTGCCGGCCGTACCCGGCAGCTGCTTCGCACCATGCTTTCGCTAGGCGAGCGGCGGACCTTTGCCCTGATGCCGGGTGCGCTGGCCGAAGACGACTTTTTCGGCGCTAAGCTGATCTCGGTCTTCCCCAACCGTGACGATCCAGGCCGCCGCGCGCATCGCGGGCTCGTGGTCCTCTTCGAGCCCGAAGAGGGGCACCCGGTCTGCATCGCAGACGCTGAAGAGGTGACGCTGATCCGTACCGCTGCCGCGACCGCCGTCGCAACGGACGCGCTCGCCCGCGCCGATGCGACCAGGCTTACCATCTTCGGAACCGGTGCACAGGCGGCTGAGCATGTCCGGGCGCTCGCGCTCGTCCGATCGATCGAGCGCGTAGTTCTCTGGGGACGTGACGAAACCAAGGCGCAAAAGCTTGCGGCGAGCCTCGCCGCCGAAACGGGGCTAGATATCACTGTGGAGCTAGACGGCGAGCGAGCCGCCGCTCAAGCCGACATCATCTGCACGGTGAGCGGTGCGGCGCAGCCGATCCTTCATGGCCGCTGGGTCCGCCCCGGCACGCATATTAACCTGGTCGGTTCCAGCGGTCCCGGACCCGTCGAAGTCGATGACGATTTGGTCGCCGTTGGCCGATTTGTTGCAGACAGTCGGGCATCGGTCTTGGCGCAAGGCGCTGAGTTCCTCGTCGCTAAGGCAGCAGGTCGGGTCGATGACAGCCATGTCGTCGCCGAGATAGGCGAAGTCTTGAGCGGGGCGGTTGTCGGTCGGCAGAGCGCTCAAGAGATAACAGTCTACAAGTCGTTGGGACACGCCGTGCAGGATTTGGCGGCGGTTGCACTCCTTTATCGACAACGCCTGCAGCAGAGTGAAACACAGACCGGAGGGGCTTCTTCATGA
- a CDS encoding HutD/Ves family protein has product MKTPRLLRAADRVAQPWRNGGGITREICCAPAAGAGESFDWRVSMAEVTGSGPFSCFPGVDRVLVVLDGRLDLDFGPQHAPVTLSSSCAPFAFAGDQAVDGSAPEGVVHDLNVMVRRDAFAAKVERVSSTVNVPENGTVLLFAGEAATVDCGDSRYHLGLCDALLLSNGGTLHLKHREGANVLLVTIVATDQPVAS; this is encoded by the coding sequence ATGAAGACTCCGCGCCTCCTGCGCGCAGCCGATCGCGTCGCGCAGCCTTGGCGCAACGGTGGCGGGATCACGCGCGAAATCTGCTGTGCTCCCGCGGCCGGAGCGGGCGAAAGCTTCGACTGGCGCGTCAGCATGGCTGAGGTAACCGGATCGGGACCCTTCTCATGCTTTCCCGGCGTGGATCGCGTCCTCGTCGTCCTCGACGGCAGGCTCGATCTGGATTTCGGTCCGCAGCATGCGCCGGTAACGCTCTCCTCGAGCTGTGCACCATTTGCCTTCGCGGGTGATCAGGCAGTTGACGGCTCGGCACCTGAAGGCGTTGTCCATGATTTGAACGTGATGGTGCGAAGGGACGCCTTTGCAGCTAAAGTAGAGAGAGTCTCATCCACCGTCAATGTGCCCGAGAACGGAACGGTGTTGCTCTTTGCTGGCGAAGCAGCAACGGTCGATTGCGGTGATAGCCGATATCACCTCGGCTTGTGCGACGCGCTTCTCCTCAGCAACGGCGGGACACTGCATCTAAAGCATCGCGAGGGCGCAAACGTGCTGCTGGTCACGATCGTAGCCACCGATCAACCTGTCGCGTCCTGA
- the hutU gene encoding urocanate hydratase: protein MSRLDPSRRVAAATGTTRTARSWLTEAPLRMLMNNLHPDVAERPEELVVYGGIGRATRDWDSYDRIVATLERLEDDQTLLIQSGKPVGVFRTHPDAPRVLLANSNLVPRWADWEHFDELDRKGLAMYGQMTAGSWIYIGTQGIVQGTYETFVEMGRQHYGGDLSGRWLLTAGLGGMGGAQPLAAVMAGASCLAIECQQSRIDMRLRTGYLDRATDSLDEAIEIVTTARKPVSVGLLGNAAELLPEMHARGIRPDLLTDQTSAHDPVNGYLPAGWTVERWLATREQNPTVVAEAAKASMARHVEAMLAFSRDGVPTTDYGNNIRQVAKDQGVADAFAFPGFVPAYIRPLFCRGVGPFRWVALSGDPEDIYRTDAKVKELLPDDAHLHRWLDMARERIHFQGLPARICWVGLGDRHRLGLAFNEMVASGELKAPVVIGRDHLDSGSVASPNRETEAMRDGSDAVSDWPLLNALLNTASGATWVSLHHGGGVGMGYSQHSGMVIVADGTPEAARRLERVLWNDPATGVMRHADAGYDIALNCAREKGLDLPGILR from the coding sequence ATGAGCCGCCTTGACCCCAGCCGCCGTGTCGCTGCCGCGACGGGCACCACACGCACGGCCCGAAGCTGGCTGACGGAAGCGCCGCTTCGCATGTTGATGAACAATCTTCATCCGGACGTGGCGGAGCGACCGGAGGAACTGGTCGTCTATGGCGGGATCGGCCGCGCCACGCGAGACTGGGATAGCTACGACCGCATCGTGGCCACGTTGGAGCGTCTGGAAGACGACCAGACGCTGTTGATCCAGTCGGGCAAGCCTGTGGGCGTATTTCGTACTCATCCAGATGCGCCTCGGGTGCTACTCGCTAATTCTAATCTCGTGCCGCGCTGGGCCGATTGGGAGCATTTCGATGAGCTCGATCGCAAGGGGCTCGCCATGTACGGACAGATGACGGCGGGGTCGTGGATCTACATCGGCACGCAGGGTATCGTGCAGGGCACCTACGAGACGTTCGTCGAGATGGGGCGCCAACATTATGGCGGCGACCTGTCGGGCCGCTGGCTGCTGACCGCCGGGCTCGGCGGAATGGGCGGAGCGCAGCCGCTCGCGGCGGTCATGGCCGGTGCGTCGTGTCTCGCGATCGAATGTCAGCAAAGTCGCATCGATATGCGACTGCGCACCGGCTATCTCGACCGCGCGACCGACAGCCTTGATGAGGCGATCGAGATCGTCACGACCGCGCGCAAGCCGGTCTCGGTTGGCCTGCTCGGCAATGCCGCAGAGTTGCTGCCGGAGATGCACGCACGCGGTATCCGTCCGGATCTATTGACCGATCAGACCAGTGCACATGATCCGGTGAACGGCTACCTTCCGGCAGGTTGGACGGTCGAGCGCTGGCTGGCGACGCGAGAGCAGAATCCGACGGTCGTGGCAGAAGCCGCCAAAGCGTCCATGGCACGCCATGTCGAGGCCATGCTCGCCTTCAGCCGGGACGGCGTGCCGACCACCGACTACGGAAACAATATTCGGCAAGTTGCCAAGGACCAAGGCGTTGCGGACGCCTTCGCCTTTCCCGGCTTTGTTCCAGCCTATATCCGACCGCTGTTCTGCCGAGGCGTTGGTCCGTTCCGCTGGGTGGCGCTGTCGGGAGACCCGGAGGATATCTACCGGACGGATGCCAAGGTGAAGGAGCTGCTGCCTGACGATGCGCACCTCCATCGCTGGTTGGATATGGCACGCGAGCGCATCCATTTTCAGGGGCTGCCCGCGCGCATCTGCTGGGTCGGCCTGGGCGATCGTCATCGGCTAGGGCTCGCTTTCAATGAGATGGTAGCCTCGGGTGAGCTCAAGGCGCCGGTGGTCATCGGGCGTGACCATCTCGATTCCGGTTCGGTCGCCTCACCCAACCGCGAGACCGAGGCGATGCGCGACGGATCTGATGCGGTCTCCGACTGGCCGCTGCTTAATGCGCTCCTTAACACCGCGTCGGGCGCCACCTGGGTTTCCCTGCACCACGGCGGAGGTGTTGGAATGGGCTATTCGCAGCACTCGGGCATGGTAATCGTTGCCGACGGCACGCCTGAAGCCGCACGCCGGCTGGAGCGCGTGTTGTGGAACGACCCTGCGACAGGTGTCATGCGTCACGCCGACGCAGGGTATGACATCGCGCTCAATTGCGCGCGGGAGAAGGGCCTGGATCTTCCCGGCATCTTGCGATGA
- the hutG gene encoding N-formylglutamate deformylase: protein MSDLIEVRRGDAPLVIGLPHTGTDIPAELEAAFVSSWRARKDTDWWIDELYAFGRDLDVTLVRTRVSRSVIDCNRDPSGVSLYPGQATTGLCPAETFDGEALYHGDPPTPAEIERRRGVYFDPYHAALAAELRRLRERHKTVVLYDAHSIRSRIPRLFDGVLPHFNIGTDGGVTCDPALRDAVADICAASGLDIVIDGRFRGGWTTRHYGRPCDGIHAIQMELAMRGYLAEPDQPDEMNWPALAHPEPSVAPTLRAIIHACISFAKGHS from the coding sequence ATGAGCGATTTAATCGAGGTCCGACGCGGCGATGCTCCGCTTGTCATCGGTTTGCCGCACACAGGCACCGATATCCCTGCTGAGCTGGAAGCAGCGTTCGTTTCTTCGTGGCGGGCACGCAAGGACACCGACTGGTGGATTGACGAACTCTACGCGTTCGGCCGCGACCTGGACGTGACTTTAGTCCGCACGCGCGTGTCGCGCAGTGTGATCGACTGCAACCGCGATCCATCGGGAGTATCTCTTTACCCGGGGCAGGCGACCACGGGCCTATGTCCGGCTGAAACCTTCGATGGTGAGGCGCTCTATCATGGAGATCCGCCAACACCTGCCGAAATTGAACGCCGGCGCGGCGTCTATTTCGATCCATATCATGCCGCGCTTGCGGCAGAGCTTCGCCGGTTGCGGGAACGCCACAAAACAGTCGTGCTTTACGATGCGCACTCGATCCGCAGCCGCATTCCTCGACTGTTTGATGGGGTGCTGCCCCATTTCAATATCGGTACCGACGGCGGCGTCACCTGCGATCCAGCTCTGCGCGACGCGGTGGCCGACATATGCGCAGCTAGCGGGCTGGACATCGTTATCGATGGCCGCTTCCGCGGCGGCTGGACGACCCGGCATTACGGACGACCATGCGACGGCATTCACGCGATCCAGATGGAGTTGGCGATGCGAGGCTACCTTGCTGAGCCCGATCAGCCCGATGAAATGAACTGGCCCGCGCTGGCCCACCCGGAACCCTCCGTGGCGCCGACGCTGCGGGCCATCATCCACGCCTGCATCTCCTTTGCGAAAGGACACTCATGA
- the hutH gene encoding histidine ammonia-lyase has protein sequence MTDQLLTPGEVSLKDWRSIWFGAGVRLNPSSAGPIAASAQAVARIVARGAPVYGINTGFGKLATVRIGDDDLATLQRNIVLSHAAGTGRPSPVPVIRLMMALKLASLAQGASGVSPETIALLEAMLDRGLTPVVPAQGSVGASGDLAPLSHMAAAMIGVGEIQVEGQRRPAADALQAASLQPLELGPKEGLALLNGTQFSTANALAGLFGAERLFQAALVTGALSTEAARGSDTPFDGRIHALRQHRGQIESAEALRSLMAGSAIRASHLVDDVRVQDPYCLRCQPQVMGAALDVLRQSAATLETEANGVSDNPLVFPETDEALSGGNFHAEPVAFAADMIALAVCEIGSISERRIAMLVDPALSGLPAFLTPRPGLNSGFMIPQVTAAALVSENKQRAYPASVDSIPTSANQEDHVSMAAHGSRRLLDMADNATAVIGIELLAAAQGCDFHRPLVSSVALEAARAHLRAAVPTLDDDRYFHPDMEAATTIVRSGSLVAAAGVCLPGLG, from the coding sequence TTGACCGACCAACTACTCACCCCCGGCGAAGTCAGTCTGAAGGACTGGCGCAGCATCTGGTTCGGCGCAGGCGTTCGCCTGAACCCGTCGAGTGCTGGTCCGATCGCAGCAAGTGCGCAAGCCGTCGCTCGAATTGTCGCGCGTGGTGCGCCGGTCTACGGCATTAACACCGGTTTCGGAAAGCTTGCGACGGTGCGGATCGGTGATGACGATCTTGCGACCCTACAGCGCAATATCGTGTTGAGCCATGCTGCGGGCACCGGCAGGCCCTCCCCTGTCCCCGTCATACGACTGATGATGGCGCTGAAGCTCGCCAGTCTGGCGCAGGGCGCATCGGGCGTGAGCCCTGAAACAATAGCGCTTCTTGAGGCGATGCTCGACCGCGGTCTTACTCCGGTCGTTCCGGCACAAGGTTCCGTTGGCGCGAGCGGGGATCTGGCTCCCTTGTCCCACATGGCTGCAGCGATGATCGGCGTGGGTGAAATTCAGGTCGAGGGTCAGCGCCGCCCAGCGGCCGACGCGTTGCAAGCCGCCAGCCTTCAGCCTTTGGAGCTTGGCCCGAAGGAAGGACTGGCACTCCTAAATGGCACGCAATTTTCGACAGCCAACGCTCTAGCCGGTTTGTTCGGAGCTGAGCGCCTGTTCCAGGCGGCGCTCGTTACTGGGGCCCTCTCGACCGAGGCGGCGCGCGGATCTGACACGCCGTTTGATGGACGCATTCACGCGCTCCGGCAGCATCGTGGTCAAATCGAAAGCGCAGAAGCACTGCGTTCTCTGATGGCCGGCTCCGCCATCCGCGCGAGCCATCTGGTGGACGACGTTCGTGTCCAAGATCCTTACTGCTTACGCTGCCAGCCACAGGTCATGGGCGCGGCGCTGGATGTGCTGCGCCAGTCCGCCGCAACGCTGGAGACGGAAGCGAACGGTGTCTCCGACAACCCGCTTGTGTTCCCTGAAACCGACGAAGCACTGTCTGGTGGCAATTTCCACGCAGAGCCGGTCGCTTTTGCCGCCGACATGATCGCGCTGGCGGTGTGCGAGATTGGCTCGATTTCCGAGCGGCGGATCGCCATGCTGGTTGATCCTGCGCTGTCGGGTTTACCTGCTTTCCTGACGCCACGTCCCGGTCTCAACTCCGGATTCATGATTCCGCAGGTCACCGCCGCTGCGCTAGTCAGCGAGAACAAGCAGCGCGCGTATCCCGCTTCGGTAGATTCGATCCCCACCTCCGCCAATCAGGAGGATCACGTATCCATGGCGGCACATGGTAGCCGTCGACTGCTCGACATGGCGGATAATGCCACCGCCGTTATCGGGATCGAGTTGCTCGCCGCAGCGCAGGGATGCGACTTTCACCGCCCCCTCGTCTCGAGCGTCGCCCTCGAAGCCGCCCGTGCACACCTTCGCGCCGCAGTGCCGACGCTGGACGACGACCGGTATTTCCACCCCGACATGGAAGCAGCCACAACCATCGTCCGATCGGGCAGCCTCGTCGCGGCTGCGGGCGTCTGTCTGCCGGGGCTGGGATGA
- the hutI gene encoding imidazolonepropionase → MQNCDRLWRNARLATMAGEGLGLIDDGLVAVRDGRIVFAGTAVEAPRLSAVDVIDCEGRWITPGLIDCHTHLIFGGDRAREFELRLAGASYEEIARAGGGIVSTMHATRAASEDALVTAALPRLDALIAEGVTTVEVKSGYGLQCESELRMLRAARRLGGERPVRIATTFLGAHAVPPEHRDDADGFMAVVCDEMLPAIAAEGLADAVDAFCESIAFSPAQVERIFAAAAAYGLPVKLHAEQLSNLGGASLAARYGALSADHLEYLDNAGITAMAAAGTVATLLPGAYYFMRETKLPPVEGLRVAGVPIALATDCNPGTSPLTSLLLVLNMGATLFRLTVEECLLGVTRNAAVALGLDHEIGTLEAGKACDLAIWDIEQPAELVYRMGFNPLHARIWRGR, encoded by the coding sequence ATGCAAAACTGCGACCGGCTATGGCGCAATGCCAGGCTAGCGACGATGGCGGGAGAAGGCCTTGGCCTTATCGACGACGGATTGGTCGCTGTGCGGGATGGACGCATCGTTTTCGCTGGCACTGCTGTAGAGGCTCCGCGGCTAAGCGCTGTCGATGTGATCGACTGCGAAGGGCGGTGGATCACGCCAGGCCTGATTGACTGCCATACTCATCTGATTTTTGGCGGCGACCGTGCGCGAGAGTTCGAATTGCGCTTGGCTGGCGCCAGCTACGAAGAAATTGCACGCGCTGGCGGCGGGATCGTCTCGACGATGCACGCAACACGCGCAGCGAGCGAGGACGCGCTGGTCACTGCCGCCTTGCCGCGCCTCGACGCGCTCATCGCTGAAGGCGTGACCACCGTGGAAGTGAAGTCAGGGTACGGACTTCAATGCGAGTCGGAACTTCGAATGCTGCGCGCCGCGCGACGGCTGGGAGGCGAACGCCCCGTGCGCATCGCCACCACCTTCCTCGGCGCCCACGCGGTACCGCCTGAGCATCGCGACGACGCGGACGGCTTCATGGCCGTGGTGTGCGACGAGATGCTACCGGCAATTGCTGCCGAGGGTTTGGCGGATGCGGTGGATGCTTTCTGCGAGAGCATTGCATTCAGCCCCGCCCAGGTTGAGCGGATCTTTGCCGCCGCCGCTGCCTATGGCTTGCCAGTCAAGCTTCACGCCGAGCAGCTATCGAACCTAGGCGGCGCGTCGCTCGCCGCCCGATACGGTGCGCTGTCGGCCGATCACCTGGAATATTTGGATAATGCCGGCATCACGGCGATGGCCGCGGCAGGCACCGTCGCCACCCTCTTGCCCGGTGCCTACTATTTCATGCGGGAAACAAAGCTGCCGCCCGTTGAGGGGCTGCGCGTGGCGGGCGTGCCGATCGCATTGGCGACCGACTGCAATCCGGGCACCTCCCCGCTCACTTCGCTGCTCCTCGTGCTCAACATGGGCGCAACGCTGTTCCGACTGACGGTCGAGGAATGTCTGCTGGGTGTCACCCGCAACGCTGCCGTCGCTCTCGGCCTCGATCATGAGATCGGGACCCTCGAAGCCGGCAAGGCCTGTGACCTCGCAATCTGGGACATCGAGCAGCCTGCCGAACTTGTCTATCGCATGGGGTTCAACCCACTCCATGCCCGTATTTGGAGAGGCCGTTGA
- a CDS encoding formimidoylglutamate deiminase yields the protein MTKTFWMDAALLPTGWANRTRISVEAGVIQSIELDVTPRVGDERCGVIVPGVPNLHSHAFQRAMAGLAEHRGDRSDSFWTWRDLMYRFAQRLDPEGMRAIAALAFMEMLEGGFVRVGEFHYLHHQPSGAYYDNVAEMSAAIIAAAEETGIALTLLPVLYAASGFGGSIPNVTQRRFVNGLEAFNNLLEAIETAATGHPDIVVGLAPHSLRAVPPDLLRDVVRLRPHAPVHIHVAEQVQEVEDCIKWSGRRPVEWLLDEVEVSDRWCLVHATHVTDIELARIVASGSVVGLCPITEANLGDGIFPAAGLLEQGGRFGIGTDSNVRIGVANELALLEYGQRLVRRERNVLAQPGAATGRSLFEAAIEGGAVTLGGGLCGIVPGAPADFVQLDRAHPSLVHRNGDALLDSWIFASGNPAVEHVWRRGRKVVEGGRHHARERIVHRYGEALKRLMDEE from the coding sequence GTGACGAAGACTTTCTGGATGGATGCGGCGCTCCTCCCGACGGGATGGGCAAATCGAACGCGCATTAGCGTGGAAGCGGGTGTCATCCAGTCGATCGAACTAGATGTGACGCCCCGAGTGGGGGACGAGCGATGCGGGGTGATCGTGCCCGGCGTCCCCAATCTCCATAGTCACGCTTTTCAGCGCGCGATGGCGGGGCTAGCCGAACATCGCGGCGATCGGTCGGACAGCTTCTGGACGTGGCGCGATCTCATGTATCGCTTCGCTCAACGTCTCGACCCGGAAGGCATGCGCGCGATCGCCGCCCTCGCGTTCATGGAGATGTTGGAAGGTGGCTTTGTGCGAGTGGGTGAATTCCATTACCTTCATCACCAGCCGTCTGGCGCATATTACGACAATGTGGCCGAGATGAGCGCCGCCATTATCGCAGCAGCCGAAGAGACGGGCATCGCGCTGACGCTGCTTCCGGTCCTTTACGCGGCGTCGGGCTTCGGCGGATCGATTCCTAACGTCACCCAACGGCGCTTCGTCAACGGGCTCGAAGCGTTCAATAATCTTCTCGAGGCAATTGAAACCGCCGCAACGGGACACCCGGACATAGTAGTAGGTCTTGCGCCGCATAGCCTACGCGCGGTGCCGCCGGATCTGCTTCGTGACGTTGTTCGCCTGCGTCCGCACGCGCCGGTCCATATTCACGTCGCTGAGCAGGTTCAGGAGGTGGAGGACTGCATCAAATGGAGCGGTCGCCGACCAGTCGAGTGGCTCCTGGATGAAGTAGAGGTGAGTGATCGCTGGTGCCTCGTGCACGCAACGCATGTTACCGACATTGAGTTGGCCCGCATCGTCGCGAGCGGGTCGGTCGTTGGCCTATGCCCGATTACGGAGGCAAACCTTGGCGACGGCATTTTCCCGGCGGCGGGCCTGCTGGAGCAAGGCGGGCGGTTTGGCATCGGGACTGACTCGAACGTTCGCATCGGAGTAGCGAACGAGCTGGCTCTGCTAGAATATGGTCAACGTCTTGTTCGGCGAGAGCGCAACGTCCTTGCCCAGCCTGGTGCGGCAACCGGTCGGTCCTTGTTCGAAGCGGCAATCGAGGGCGGCGCTGTGACTCTCGGGGGGGGGCTGTGCGGCATTGTGCCAGGCGCGCCGGCCGACTTCGTCCAACTCGACCGCGCACATCCCTCGCTTGTGCATCGAAATGGCGATGCGCTCCTCGACAGTTGGATCTTTGCAAGCGGAAACCCGGCGGTTGAGCATGTCTGGCGGCGTGGTAGAAAGGTGGTCGAGGGAGGACGGCACCATGCGCGGGAGCGAATTGTGCACCGTTATGGTGAGGCGTTGAAACGGTTAATGGATGAGGAATAA